A part of Candidatus Stoquefichus sp. SB1 genomic DNA contains:
- a CDS encoding FAD-dependent oxidoreductase: protein MSQIYDAIIVGGGPAGLSAAIYLARAKYSVLVLEKEQIGGQITITSEVVNYPGVLEASGHSLTTNMRKQAENFGASFQIAEVEAMDLQGHIKTITTNQGQLQAIGVVLATGAHPRRLGFPGEKEFQGHGIAYCATCDGEFFDGCELFVIGGGFAACEEAIFLTQYATKVTMIVREEDFTCAKTIADEVRAHPQIDIVFETEIIEAGGHEQLEYAVFRNNKDKTTWRYDVKANQQFGIFVFAGYVPANQLFKDQLDLNSQGYLLTDRHQKTNRDGVYGAGDICEKELRQVVTAVSDGAIAATSLEKYIPQVKSAYHIETKAYQNHKQAKVEVSQNDQQFISADIRSQLKPILDKLTKDIYLVGILNQDDFSLELKNFIEEFSSLSPHIHMDLQDTQQSPFIQICDENKKPVGVCYHLVPGGHEFNSFVLAVYNAASDGQPLKEDILGQIQDLSSHQLQIFVSLSCTMCPEVVQSAQRISLENKNIHTSIYDLSHHPEFKEQYHIMSVPCMVIDEKKVVFGKKNIEEMIEIIKTA, encoded by the coding sequence ATGAGTCAAATTTATGATGCTATTATAGTCGGTGGAGGTCCTGCGGGACTCTCTGCCGCTATTTATCTTGCAAGAGCAAAATATAGTGTTCTTGTCCTGGAAAAAGAACAAATAGGTGGACAAATTACAATTACATCAGAAGTTGTGAATTATCCAGGGGTTTTAGAAGCCTCTGGCCATAGTTTAACAACCAATATGCGTAAACAGGCAGAAAATTTTGGGGCCTCATTTCAAATTGCAGAAGTTGAAGCAATGGATTTACAAGGTCATATCAAGACAATCACAACCAATCAAGGACAATTACAGGCTATTGGTGTTGTGCTAGCTACAGGTGCTCATCCACGTCGATTAGGATTTCCTGGTGAAAAAGAATTTCAAGGACATGGCATTGCTTATTGTGCAACATGTGATGGTGAGTTTTTTGATGGCTGTGAGTTGTTTGTCATTGGTGGTGGCTTTGCTGCATGTGAAGAAGCCATTTTCTTAACACAATATGCTACAAAAGTCACAATGATTGTTCGTGAGGAAGATTTTACATGTGCAAAAACAATTGCTGATGAAGTTCGTGCGCATCCACAAATAGATATTGTTTTTGAAACAGAAATTATTGAAGCGGGTGGACATGAACAATTAGAATATGCTGTTTTTAGAAACAATAAAGATAAAACAACATGGCGCTATGATGTCAAAGCAAATCAGCAATTTGGAATTTTCGTATTTGCTGGTTATGTCCCAGCAAATCAATTATTTAAAGATCAATTAGATTTAAATAGTCAAGGTTATCTGTTAACTGATCGTCATCAAAAAACCAATAGAGATGGTGTTTATGGTGCTGGAGATATTTGTGAAAAAGAATTACGCCAAGTTGTAACAGCTGTTAGTGATGGTGCTATTGCAGCAACATCATTAGAAAAGTATATCCCACAAGTAAAATCAGCATATCATATAGAAACAAAAGCTTATCAGAATCATAAACAGGCAAAAGTTGAAGTTTCTCAAAATGATCAACAATTTATTAGTGCTGATATTCGTAGTCAACTCAAACCTATATTAGATAAACTCACAAAAGATATTTATCTAGTTGGAATCCTTAATCAAGATGATTTTTCATTAGAACTCAAAAATTTTATAGAAGAGTTTTCATCATTAAGTCCACATATTCATATGGATTTACAAGATACACAACAATCCCCATTTATCCAAATATGTGATGAAAACAAAAAACCAGTAGGTGTTTGTTATCACTTGGTTCCTGGTGGTCATGAATTCAATTCATTTGTTTTAGCTGTATATAATGCAGCTAGTGATGGTCAACCTTTAAAAGAAGATATTCTTGGGCAGATTCAAGATTTATCATCACATCAACTACAGATTTTTGTATCCTTATCATGTACTATGTGTCCAGAAGTTGTGCAATCAGCACAACGCATCTCACTGGAAAATAAGAATATTCATACATCAATCTATGATTTATCACATCATCCAGAATTTAAAGAACAATATCATATTATGAGTGTACCGTGTATGGTTATTGATGAGAAAAAAGTTGTATTTGGGAAAAAGAATATAGAAGAAATGATTGAAATTATTAAGACTGCCTAG
- a CDS encoding DNA-deoxyinosine glycosylase produces the protein MKQYHNIPPVYNRDSQILILGSFPSVKSREGAFFYHHPQNRFWKVLSALFHEPPLITIDEKKQFLLKHHIALWDVIESCEIKGSSDSSIDNVVINDLQKVLESSSIQYIYTNGKKAHSLYQKYCLSMTHIEDICLPSSSPANATYTLEKLIDSWQIILQNSTHIDLS, from the coding sequence TTGAAACAATATCATAATATTCCACCTGTTTATAACCGTGATTCACAAATTCTAATTTTAGGTTCTTTTCCTTCTGTCAAATCAAGAGAAGGTGCGTTTTTTTATCATCATCCACAAAATCGTTTTTGGAAAGTTTTATCAGCTCTTTTCCATGAGCCACCTTTAATCACTATTGATGAAAAGAAACAATTTTTATTGAAACACCATATTGCCTTGTGGGATGTTATTGAAAGTTGTGAAATTAAAGGCTCAAGTGATAGTTCTATTGATAATGTTGTTATTAATGATCTTCAAAAAGTTCTTGAATCATCATCTATTCAATATATTTATACAAATGGCAAGAAAGCACATAGCTTATATCAAAAATATTGTTTATCAATGACTCATATTGAAGATATATGTTTGCCTTCATCGTCACCAGCCAATGCCACATATACATTAGAAAAACTGATTGATTCTTGGCAAATCATTTTACAAAATTCTACACATATCGATTTATCTTGA